cgacgacgggagCATCTGCGGCTGCATCAGCAAGTTGGCAAAGATTAGCAGAGATTATTGCACAAAGACAGGGTGCCAAAAAGGCATAGTAGTCGTCATTAGTGAAGCGACCACCGCACCACACAGCTGTTGGCCCGCGTGGAAGGCGCCGTGCGTCAGTGCGTGCACGCACGCCTTGAGATACGGGCCGGGGGATCAACAAGAGACAGCCATGGCTCATGGCTGGAACGTGTCCTTTTTGCCGGCGCCCCGATCGGTACGGCGGCGTGCGGTGCCACCTTCACCGCCGGCGCCACGTGCCCCCGGCCGGCCGGCGAGCGCCAGCTAGCTTCGCCACCTCTTCACCTCTCGCTTTTTCGACCGGGCACGGGCACGGACACGGGCAAACCTTTTTGTGCACGGGCATGGCACGGACGGCCAGCCGCGTGACCAGTAACGCGGCGGTGAAACTTTCCATCCCCTAATGATGTACGGCGCCGGCAGGTTTACTGCCAGTAGATTACCTGGTTAAGTAATTAGTTGGCTGTTAATACAAGTTAATTGGTAGCCGTACGTGTCTGCTGAAGCTCAACTGTTATTACAGGGAATTGTTCTGTAAAGGGAGTTACTACTTACTACTGCTACAGGCTACAGCTTTCTTCTGCAAACGGATAGGGATGTGCTTGGTTTGGCGTACGTACCTGATGAGATGAGGCATCTGATCTGAAATTGTTTTATGCAGCGCATGATCGGACCACTGGACGCAGATCTCCATATACTTACGTTACACAGGCGCAAGATGAGATCATGCGTGGACTGGGAAGCTGGAGAAGCAGGCAATTTTAGAACCGAGGGCGTAAGGCCTGCCGTGCAGCAGGCATCCAAGAAAGGGATGAACATCTGCTGGTTCATCCGGTCTATATCATTATTATAACAactaggttcgtgcccgtgcgttgctacgggatagctaaacttttatactaaaaactcACGGATCGCACGAATTAAacaccgacgttaaagtgacatttaattcaaaaatcaaagttCGTGAAACAAATCATAACGAATAACGAGGGATTCCGTATCGCTTACTGCCGCTTGAAACAAATCAGAACGAAAACAATGCCGCTCTACTGGTGCAGTTCTGATTCGTCCCTCATGCCGTAGTCCAAGAGTTGCAATAGGTAACAATGCCATTCCATCAGAAGTCAGAACCGCAGGAGACGATGTAGGATAACAAGTTGGCGTCCACATCAGCTGCGCAAAAGCAAAGAAAGGCTAGATAATAATAAAGGGAAATATCTACACACGAAAATTGGACACGATTGACGGGTTACCAAAAAAGCTATCGCGAAGACATGATGGTAGCACCCTCCCATTTTTATCTATATGGTTATGAATGTAATCGTTTCACAATATGATATATCCACACCCAAAGTTTAAACAGGTTCACTGAACAGAACTGAAAAATACCACTCTTCAGTTTGACTAATAACACATATCAGTATCAGATACAGATGGCTATTATGCAGTACAGATGATAGCACACATACAGACCTGTAATAGTGAACAGATGGCTATTACGCAGTACAGATGAATGCAAATGAGCTCAACAAATTTGTGCCTGTAATAGTTAACTATCATCCGAACATATTTCTGTGACCAAAAGAAATAGTGTGGGTATATGAAATCACATTGCCTGTCTTCTCGCAAGTTACATCGATCTCTCAACTTCAACAACACTGAGTTGTTCATACCAGTAGAAGCACTTGAGTTCCCAGTAGCCACAGTTCGTCGAGGGGGCACTATCCCTTGATGTTTGCCTAAAATCCTAGCTGTGAGGAGGATGTATTAAATTATGCAGCACTCGATATGGTAAGAATGAGGTAGCTAGTCAATTTATAATATTACAAGTAAGTGGCATAGGAAAAAACTTTATTTGAGAAAACGTCAAATCACTTCAGGTTACTTTCATTTCTGCCTACATTAGATATCTTCCAAAGAAAATATTAACTGATCTGTTGGCATCCACTAACTAAAAAAATAAACATTGCATACAAAGTTTCGGCAGAGGTCATGGTTACCAACATTGTCAAAAAAAAAGTCTACCTCATTCTTTCCAGGCAATATTGGCTTCCATTGAGAAGTTCTACCAAAATACAGAACACTGACCACATGTCAACGGCTGGACCATATTTTGTGCTTCCAAGCAGCAACTCTGGAGGTCTGCAGCCACAATCCAGGAAAACAATAAGAAGCTTGCGATAACAACTGTAAATATGATAAAAAACCTGTAAAAGTAAACAATACCTATGCCACAAAGTGCTCACACCGCTAGTAAGGTTTCCAATGTGATCACTCGAGAATGATCTTGCAAGGCCAAAATCAGCAAGCTTCAGGTTACCCTCATTGTCTATCAAAAGGTTAGATCCTACAAACAAAGTATCGAATACAATATGTTAGCTTAACAAGGCACAAATAACAGGAATAAGGAAAACAAGAAAAACCCAGCAGAGATGTGTGCAGTTAAGACCTTTGATATCTCAATGCAGAACTTGGTTGACATGACAATAGTGCAGGCCTGTAAGCAGCTGTCTCATGAAACACTGGAACAAGGCATTTCATCAGTGATAAAACCATGACACATCCAAAGCAAAGCACAGCCAGTTACTTGGATAGGTGGTTATACCTTAATCTGTGGCACAGTGAACTGCATTCCTGGCCAATCAGCAAGCCCGGTGAGGTCATGGTCCATATACTAAAAAACCATGTAAATGCTCCCCTTGTACTTGTTACCGTCAACTAATTCAAAACCACAACAATCTGTGCCAACCATTACTACTGCTCTAActtaaccaaaaaaaaaacaaagcagtGGAAACAAGAATAGAGCTCGCCATACTTGGTCACACGAAACAGTGTCCaccttttactctttttagaactTAACCAAAAAAAACAAAGCAGTGGAAACAAGAATAGAGCTCGCCATACTTGGTCACACAAAACAGTGTCCACCTTTTACTCTTTTTAGTTGTGAGAATATGACATGCAAGCAATAGTTGCTTTTATTCAGACTTCAGAGGCTAGCTCAGATTATGAAGCAAGCACAAATCGCATAAAAAAACTTCTATTAACATTCGGTAGGATATACCCCATGAGCATACTGTTGAATACGCTGTGTGCAGCTCCAGGGAGGTGATCGTGGACGTGGACATGGCCACGGAGGTGAGAGACGGTGTAGGTGCTCTTGCAGCAGATGGTGTCCGCCGTCCACTACAGCACCATCACGTAATAGTCAAACCAGCCTACTCCCGCATCCTAAATCCTAATGCCACCTACCGATGCCAGCCACGAGGATGACACTAAGAAGAACGGCGCAAGCAGCGCGCCGAGGAGCAGCACGGCAAGACAGATGAGCGACAGCAGCACAACACTATTACTTCCTGATGAGTAAGGGAATTACCTAAAGATATATGACGGGCACTGACGAAGGGCCGGGGCGCCCCATCCGCACCGAGGGCGGCGGCGAACAAGAGCCGCCATCGCCGGATGACTCCATCATGGGGCGCAAGGAGTGTCGATCGCGGATCTGTGAGCAGAGAGAGACCGGCCGAATCCTGGATCCTGCTAGTCGGGTGCTGGAGGCACTTGCGGCTGTTGGAGGCAAGCGCAGCCTGGAGGGAGGTGGAGACTGATGGCCGCGCATGCTTGAGGAGTGGAGGCATCGTGGTAGCGCCGCAAGATGCACATCGGCGGCGGGCAGCGCTGGATCACGGGCTTGTGGCTCAGGGCGGTGCTTTTGCTGTCCGTCGCGCCCTAGCCTAGCGGGGCACCCTCAGCTAGGCGAAGCCGTCGTGCGCGCCCTGGACGACGTACCGTGTGACGGGGAGCGAGGGCGAGAAATAGCGCTATGGGATCGCGTCGATCACGCTCTTCCTGGGAAAGAGATCCGATTGATTTCTGTTGGTTTCTTTAGCCGGATAGACGCGGGTCGCACGACCTATGGTCCTGCTGGTAGATGTTGACCGTAGGAATTTTTTAGTTGCAGAGACAAGGCAACAAGTGCTGACGAGGATGAGAGGATCTGTTGGATACTTGGATGCTACTGATGAATGTGAAGATGTAAATACCTGTACATCTGCAAAAGGCAGACGTATCAATGTGGGGAAACCAGCATCTTCCATTCCAATCTCAACAACACAATTCCTACCAGTTCAAATCAGATACCAAACAAATCAGGCTCCAAAACCGTACGTTTTAGTTTCTACAACaaacattagtactaccaaatcaGCACACATCACTGGAACTTCCTGACCAGCTCAAGCTTGCGAGCCTGGAAGAATTTGCAGCGGCCTTTTCCGCTTGATTCAATCTCCTCGGTCTTCCTTTTGAAACCAGTAAAGCCTAGGCTTGAGAGCTTCACTTGCCGCTTGGTGCTTccattgccagttccatcctcATCAGCTTCATCAGACTCCCTTTGTATCATATACCATGTGGCAAAATCATACTAGTTAGGAATCAGAATCAATGTTTTGCAGTTCACAAAACACACTGACAAAATCAGTTCAAGTACAGAAAGCACAGAAGCATAAATAAAGGTTGAAAATTTGAACACACCATGTAACCTCAACTGCATCCTTGAAGAAGGGCGTGCAAGTTCCCCAACTAAAACGAACTAAAGTTGGGAAGCCAAACACAGGGTGCTTGTGATCTTCTAACCATTGCTTAGTATCAGGGTCTGCACCATCAATTTGGATGTTCTTTAACGACACACTGTCATATGATTAGAGTTTGGTAAAATCATTTATAACGAGGAATTGGTTACCTCCTGGATATCCTGATCCAGTTTTCATGTGCATATTCAGAGTCGTTTCATCAAACACCCAGTTTCGCAAGGCTCTGTCCCTAGTGACCTGCAGTTGCACATCACAACTTTAGAACTGCGCAAGCCTATAAGAAAGTACCTACACAAGGAAATTTGATTCCAGAAATTACCTTTGCAACTATACTTGCTCCACTAACAACAGGGTAAAGGCTATCAGCTTTTTTGGCAACCACAAATTTGATTCCTGGAAACTTTTCTGTCAGCTTGATCCTATATTTTTCAGGATCTCCCACTGTATCTATATATACCTTTTCAAGGAGgaatataattagttaattacTAAAAAATGTAGTAATAAATAATCTTACAAGGATAGCCACATGCCCGCATAAAAAAAAAGTCCTTTTGAACTCAAGAACATATGCTCTTACTTCTGCCAGTAGAACTCCCATGTCAAGCAGTTTTCTAACAAGGCCCATGGCAGAGTTATGTGATATTTCATTCAGATTAACTTTTGACCTGAAACAATGAGACTACTAATGAAGATAACAACGCAAGTTTGCAGTCTAATAGGTACAAAAAGCAGTCATACTTTTTTAACATTTTAGCAgacagatcctttgggcatatGACATCCACTTCCCACCCAATAGAGCTATTGACCTTTAAACTTTCAAATAGCTCCTCTCTTTGTTCCTCCTTCAAGGTCTTTGAATCTGTTTGAGAAGACAAGATCAATAGGCTATGCTAATTGTCAATGTGTTAGTAGCAAAACTACTCTTGAACTCTTCCGTGGCCCGTGCAAAGTTACATGTCCAACAGACACTCTAGAGTTAACTTCGCCTAAACTAGAAAAAAACTTAAGGATCAGACAGCAGTACCCAGATTGGAAAGAGCCGTTAGcctcgtccccccccccccccccctcccccggcGTCCCGCGGCACCCCCGCGACGGCGCCCAGATCCGCCGCCGCTGTGGCTTCCCAGCCCCCACCCACTGCCCAAGCGCCCCCTCCAGCCTCCGC
The nucleotide sequence above comes from Miscanthus floridulus cultivar M001 chromosome 18, ASM1932011v1, whole genome shotgun sequence. Encoded proteins:
- the LOC136519762 gene encoding ribonuclease H2 subunit A-like, with amino-acid sequence MAAPVPEWATKEPCLMGIDEAGRGPVLGPMVYGCMYCARSYNNTLATLKFADSKTLKEEQREELFESLKVNSSIGWEVDVICPKDLSAKMLKKSKVNLNEISHNSAMGLVRKLLDMGVLLAEVYIDTVGDPEKYRIKLTEKFPGIKFVVAKKADSLYPVVSGASIVAKVTRDRALRNWVFDETTLNMHMKTGSGYPGDPDTKQWLEDHKHPVFGFPTLVRFSWGTCTPFFKDAVEVTWESDEADEDGTGNGSTKRQVKLSSLGFTGFKRKTEEIESSGKGRCKFFQARKLELVRKFQ